The Anabaena sp. WA102 genome contains a region encoding:
- a CDS encoding translocation/assembly module TamB domain-containing protein, with amino-acid sequence MSNSPSQNSRPGNSGINRLWWTIIGRAGLGIGALLLLGIIGGVWRLKGFVDHDLVPLATQGLTNTLNRPVKLGAVKSFSLTGVQFAASEIPATPTDPDRVNVKAVDVGFDIWKLVINRNLRLDVTLINPDVYVEQDRQGSWLTTTIAPPTEAGLIKTDLDKLRFRDANLVLVPKVSEGAKISLPVPVGFSGVNGTAQLFLDKNRLIKLDLAGKAVSGGDITIVGDLIPEKTLVGDFRLKAQNLLAADITRIVTLPLILQTGKVNGDLRIKVIPKQKTLLYGNAALEGVTVQIPNLPQLLNNSQGNLSFDGLLIKLDHIVTNYGKIPLTASGTIDQQAGFNLKGRVNAVSLANAQTTLKVKLPFPVSGIAQADLQIVGRVSQPVLSGNVRTLKIAQIDKVDFGQVSSKFELISSQSLLKITDIQGKTTYGGEVKGGGIIKLGKVSALNLQLQAENVPGDAIAQVYNIKTGFPIGLMTATAELKGVATNTQTVVKWQAPQAKYPATGTSIIHSDRTVSFSDIVAKVGGGIVTGSGNYSYDSKRWQALTQASKIQLTSFVDQKQQENISLAGAEFNGRLRLSGNSSPFQIETIIPENANVNIAGGTVNISQIQLNNQNFTALLQGKDLRLATIVKQANPILNNPLSGNFMITSNRENFSLKTFSGIGEAFLYIGGRTIKAANIQVAEGRYQAKIQADNIPLTKLVGAQGLRPEMQGMITGQLQVAGSVESFQPETIQGEGKGYLTLPSGIVKASEIQLNNGHYQALLATSGLQLKPFNQQLKGQLAGKLQVSGTLAAPTLADVAAVGQVRLSQGLSGMDAPIQADIGWNGEKLTIDGYNSANFQANSSTALAIKGYLLANAKKSGIPEITDVNLNIQARNYSLEGLPVQLPDLVDIAGRLDFSGQVTGKPTAPNITAKLGLRNLKVQELAFEPLLTGNLNSVSGQGLSLDVAGVKDRIAVNLDGNNRPKSILVQWQQALLSGTATGSDWDINVTNFPLKALNIALPANTPLSPGGVRGLLTGNLQINSQTWATTGNIAIEEPELGRIKGDRFATQLRYDNNTFILNNSELRKGESRYTFTANIKPWAKKPQLRANINIDKGNIQDILTAAQIFDIQDFQRGLNPPIYGTAVDLTTQSQGLPLESLFNQIQRLSEINALLNSQKQKRLDTQPIPELRDLKGILNGDISINTATTDEPRIKFNLQGQNFTWGNPTEPSRFYRAEKIIAEGGFTEGTLRLQPLRIQSENKLIAFTGYVSGKTQSGKLTVENFPIQRFNNLVKLPLGITGKLKLNAAIAGSIANPQATGELNITEGTIDKKPVESANASFSYANGRLNFGSQVLGVGSEPANIDGSIPYTLPFASEKSDSDNVTLNVNIKNEGLTLLNLFTNEIAFEKGQGELDLKVRGTRKQPFVKGTASLDNATFSAQALPGKLTNVNGKAIFDLTRVFIKSLEGKFSNGKVEAVGELPIANSKNVQIDIPLMVNLRQLSLNLKDLYQGGANGDLTITGSLLQPIISGNIELFNGQVLLAESKDENSSSAKINDLNKLDTAGKITKLNDLKLRLGKNIQISKPPVFKFQASGDLTVNGSLAEPIPDGPIKLTKGTVNLFTTQLNLAKGYPQTATFSPRQPRDPDLNIRLFAKVLDITQNSDLSRQGSLGLAGLETVRVEASINGLASQINDNLQLKSNPSRSETQIVTLLGGGFVDNQGRGDSTLGLINIAGSAVFSNFQGAFNEIGDAFGLSELRIFPTILSERPEAGRNNSSLELALEAGIDISAKFSLSTIKILTANDPLQWGVNYRINNQFRVRSSTNLTDDSRAVIEFERKF; translated from the coding sequence ATGTCTAACTCTCCTAGTCAAAATTCTCGCCCCGGTAATTCTGGGATTAATCGCCTATGGTGGACGATAATTGGTCGTGCTGGCTTAGGTATAGGTGCTTTGTTATTATTAGGAATTATTGGTGGTGTTTGGCGATTAAAGGGTTTTGTTGATCATGATTTAGTACCATTAGCAACCCAAGGTCTTACTAATACTCTCAATCGTCCAGTAAAATTGGGAGCAGTTAAATCCTTTTCCCTGACTGGTGTTCAGTTTGCCGCTTCGGAGATTCCCGCTACACCGACAGATCCAGATCGGGTAAATGTCAAAGCAGTAGATGTAGGATTTGATATTTGGAAGTTAGTTATTAACCGCAATCTTCGATTAGATGTAACTTTAATTAATCCAGATGTTTATGTTGAGCAGGATAGGCAGGGAAGCTGGTTAACGACTACTATCGCTCCACCTACGGAGGCAGGACTGATTAAAACCGATTTAGATAAATTGCGGTTTCGGGATGCAAATTTGGTATTAGTGCCGAAAGTTAGTGAAGGGGCAAAAATTTCTTTACCAGTCCCTGTGGGATTTTCTGGGGTTAATGGCACGGCTCAACTCTTCTTAGATAAAAATCGCCTAATTAAATTAGACTTGGCTGGTAAGGCTGTCAGTGGGGGTGATATTACCATTGTTGGCGATTTAATTCCTGAGAAAACTTTAGTTGGGGATTTTCGACTTAAAGCTCAAAATCTTCTTGCCGCAGATATTACCCGGATTGTAACTTTACCACTGATTTTACAGACTGGTAAGGTTAATGGTGATTTGCGAATTAAGGTGATACCAAAGCAGAAAACCTTACTTTATGGCAATGCGGCTCTAGAAGGGGTGACGGTGCAAATTCCCAATCTGCCCCAATTGCTCAATAATAGTCAGGGAAATCTCAGTTTTGATGGACTGTTAATTAAATTAGATCATATAGTTACAAATTATGGAAAGATTCCGTTAACAGCATCGGGTACTATTGATCAGCAAGCAGGGTTTAATTTAAAAGGGCGTGTAAATGCGGTAAGTTTAGCTAATGCCCAAACAACGCTAAAGGTAAAGTTACCATTTCCGGTGAGTGGTATAGCTCAAGCCGATTTACAGATAGTGGGGAGAGTTTCCCAACCTGTATTGTCTGGTAATGTGAGGACGTTAAAAATTGCCCAAATTGATAAAGTTGATTTTGGGCAAGTTAGCAGTAAATTTGAGCTTATTAGTAGTCAATCTCTTCTGAAAATTACAGATATTCAAGGTAAAACTACCTATGGCGGCGAGGTTAAGGGTGGGGGGATAATTAAACTTGGTAAAGTATCGGCGCTGAACTTGCAATTACAAGCGGAAAATGTGCCTGGGGATGCGATCGCTCAAGTATATAATATCAAAACAGGCTTCCCCATTGGCCTGATGACAGCTACCGCGGAATTGAAGGGTGTGGCTACTAATACCCAAACTGTAGTTAAATGGCAAGCTCCTCAAGCCAAATACCCGGCAACAGGGACAAGTATTATTCATAGCGATCGCACAGTTTCCTTTAGTGATATAGTTGCCAAGGTTGGCGGCGGTATAGTTACTGGTAGTGGTAATTATAGTTATGATAGCAAGCGTTGGCAAGCTTTAACTCAAGCTAGTAAAATCCAATTAACATCTTTTGTTGACCAAAAACAGCAGGAAAATATTTCTCTAGCTGGGGCAGAATTTAACGGTAGGTTGCGTTTATCAGGAAATTCCTCGCCATTTCAAATAGAAACAATTATTCCTGAAAATGCCAATGTCAACATTGCAGGTGGCACAGTCAATATTTCCCAAATCCAATTAAATAACCAAAATTTTACCGCTTTGTTGCAAGGAAAAGACTTACGGTTAGCAACAATTGTTAAACAAGCTAACCCAATTTTAAATAATCCCCTATCAGGTAATTTTATGATTACCAGTAACAGGGAAAATTTCAGTCTAAAAACCTTTTCTGGAATCGGTGAAGCCTTTCTATATATTGGTGGAAGGACAATTAAAGCTGCTAATATTCAAGTAGCAGAAGGTCGCTATCAGGCGAAAATTCAAGCTGATAATATACCTTTAACAAAACTCGTAGGGGCGCAGGGCCTGCGCCCAGAAATGCAGGGAATGATCACTGGTCAATTGCAAGTAGCGGGTTCGGTAGAATCATTCCAACCAGAAACTATTCAAGGAGAAGGGAAAGGCTATTTAACATTACCTAGTGGTATAGTTAAAGCTTCCGAGATTCAACTGAATAATGGCCATTATCAAGCCTTGTTAGCTACTTCAGGTTTGCAATTAAAGCCTTTTAATCAGCAGTTAAAAGGACAGTTGGCAGGAAAGTTGCAAGTATCGGGAACTCTAGCTGCTCCCACATTAGCAGATGTAGCTGCTGTTGGTCAGGTGCGGTTGAGTCAAGGTTTATCAGGTATGGATGCACCTATTCAAGCTGATATTGGTTGGAATGGAGAAAAGCTAACTATTGATGGTTATAATAGTGCCAATTTTCAAGCTAATAGTTCAACGGCGCTCGCTATAAAAGGTTATTTATTAGCTAATGCTAAGAAATCGGGTATTCCAGAAATTACTGATGTTAATTTGAATATCCAGGCAAGAAACTATAGTCTGGAAGGATTGCCAGTGCAACTACCTGATCTTGTTGATATTGCTGGCAGATTGGATTTTAGCGGACAGGTGACGGGAAAACCTACCGCTCCAAATATTACAGCTAAGTTAGGGTTACGGAATTTAAAAGTTCAGGAATTGGCTTTTGAGCCATTATTGACTGGTAATTTAAATTCTGTGTCAGGACAGGGGTTGAGTTTAGATGTTGCTGGTGTGAAAGACCGCATAGCAGTTAATTTAGATGGTAATAATCGCCCAAAATCCATTTTAGTTCAGTGGCAACAAGCATTGTTATCAGGTACAGCAACAGGATCTGATTGGGATATAAATGTGACTAATTTTCCTTTAAAAGCTTTGAATATAGCTTTACCAGCAAATACTCCTTTAAGTCCAGGAGGAGTGAGAGGATTATTAACAGGGAATTTGCAAATTAATTCGCAGACATGGGCTACAACGGGAAATATAGCCATTGAAGAACCGGAACTGGGGAGAATTAAAGGCGATCGCTTTGCAACTCAACTGCGATACGATAATAATACCTTCATCCTCAATAACAGCGAACTTCGCAAAGGTGAAAGTAGATATACCTTTACTGCCAACATCAAACCCTGGGCAAAAAAACCGCAACTGCGAGCAAATATCAACATTGACAAAGGCAATATTCAAGACATTCTCACCGCAGCACAAATCTTTGATATTCAAGACTTCCAGCGGGGGTTAAACCCACCTATCTACGGCACGGCTGTGGATTTAACCACCCAATCTCAAGGCTTACCATTAGAGTCTCTATTTAACCAAATACAACGATTATCAGAAATTAATGCCCTACTAAATAGCCAAAAACAAAAACGATTAGATACTCAACCTATCCCAGAATTAAGAGACTTAAAGGGGATTTTGAATGGTGACATTTCCATTAATACTGCCACAACGGATGAACCAAGAATAAAATTTAACCTCCAAGGACAAAATTTTACCTGGGGGAACCCAACAGAACCAAGTCGCTTTTATCGGGCAGAAAAAATCATAGCTGAAGGTGGTTTTACAGAAGGAACTTTGCGGTTACAACCTTTACGAATTCAATCGGAAAACAAGTTAATTGCCTTTACAGGTTACGTTAGTGGTAAAACCCAATCAGGTAAATTAACAGTTGAAAACTTTCCCATTCAGCGATTTAATAATTTAGTGAAACTGCCGCTGGGAATTACAGGTAAGCTAAAACTTAACGCAGCCATAGCAGGTAGTATTGCCAATCCTCAAGCTACAGGAGAATTAAACATTACAGAAGGAACAATTGATAAAAAACCAGTGGAATCAGCTAATGCTAGTTTCAGTTATGCTAATGGACGTTTAAACTTTGGTAGTCAGGTACTAGGAGTGGGGTCTGAACCTGCAAATATTGATGGTAGTATTCCCTATACTTTACCCTTTGCTTCTGAAAAATCGGACAGTGACAACGTTACTTTAAATGTCAATATCAAAAATGAAGGGTTGACACTTTTAAATCTCTTTACTAATGAGATAGCTTTTGAAAAGGGACAAGGAGAATTAGATTTAAAAGTTCGAGGAACTAGAAAACAACCTTTCGTGAAAGGAACTGCTTCTCTTGATAATGCTACCTTTAGCGCCCAAGCCTTACCAGGAAAGTTAACTAATGTGAATGGTAAAGCAATTTTTGATTTAACTCGTGTGTTTATTAAAAGTCTTGAAGGTAAATTTAGCAATGGTAAAGTGGAAGCTGTGGGAGAATTGCCAATTGCTAATAGTAAAAATGTGCAAATAGATATTCCCTTGATGGTTAATTTAAGACAATTATCTTTAAATCTCAAAGATTTATATCAAGGAGGTGCTAATGGTGATTTAACAATTACTGGTTCTCTTCTCCAACCAATAATTAGCGGTAATATAGAATTATTCAATGGTCAAGTATTGTTAGCAGAATCTAAAGATGAAAATTCATCATCTGCAAAAATTAATGACCTTAATAAACTAGATACAGCGGGTAAAATTACTAAGTTAAATGATTTAAAATTAAGATTAGGAAAAAATATCCAAATTTCTAAACCACCAGTGTTCAAGTTCCAAGCTTCTGGAGATCTAACTGTGAATGGTTCTTTAGCTGAACCCATACCAGATGGACCTATTAAGTTAACCAAAGGTACAGTAAACTTATTTACTACCCAGTTAAATTTAGCAAAAGGTTATCCACAAACTGCTACTTTTAGTCCTCGTCAACCCCGTGACCCTGATTTGAATATTCGCCTATTTGCGAAGGTTTTAGACATAACTCAAAATAGTGATTTAAGTAGACAAGGTTCTCTAGGTTTAGCAGGGTTAGAAACTGTGCGAGTAGAAGCTAGTATTAATGGTTTAGCTAGTCAAATTAATGATAATTTGCAATTAAAAAGTAATCCTTCCCGTTCAGAAACACAAATTGTCACCTTGCTAGGAGGCGGATTTGTTGACAATCAAGGACGTGGTGATAGTACCCTGGGTTTAATTAATATTGCCGGTTCGGCTGTTTTCAGTAATTTCCAAGGTGCATTTAATGAAATTGGTGATGCTTTTGGTTTAAGTGAATTGCGAATATTTCCCACTATTCTATCTGAAAGACCAGAAGCAGGGAGAAATAACTCATCTTTAGAATTAGCTTTAGAAGCAGGAATTGATATTTCTGCAAAATTCTCTCTTTCTACCATTAAAATCCTCACAGCAAATGATCCCTTACAATGGGGGGTTAATTACCGCATAAATAATCAATTCCGTGTCCGTTCTTCCACTAATTTAACTGATGATAGTCGGGCTGTAATTGAATTTGAAAGAAAATTTTGA
- a CDS encoding APC family permease, whose translation MSFYPQIKQFFLGKSLPTSAHSEERLSNAAALAVLSSDALSSVAYATEEILLVLVTAGSGTLGLSLPIAIAIIALLGIVVLSYRQTIRAYPNGGGSYIVARENLGLYPGLVAGGSLMIDYILTVTVSISAGTAALTSAIPALQSHTVLLCLIFIFLLMLANLRGVKESGQLFMVPTFAFIVSIFLLIGIGLFKYSTGQVPAAYPALPATEGISLFFILRAFSAGCTALTGVEAISDGVLAFKAPEWKNARLTLLYLGVILGFMFVGITYLANIYHIVPEDGQTVVSLLGRVILGTGPIYYFLQIVTLLVLMLAANTSYADFPRLCYFLARDGFLPRQLSLLGDRLVYSNGIILLSSCAGILAIIFKGEVNAIIPLYAVGVFTSFTLSQAGMVRHWFQGQTSNWRASAIMNGLGAFATLIVLFVIISTKFILGAWLVVVAIPLVVALFAAIHQHYQYVAQRLSIQDLAPRSYISIPKPAVITHPAVVVVGQLNRGTVEALDYARTIADEIVAVHVDIGSTNREKLQEKWQNLQSDIPLEIIDSPYRSVIDPIVDFVTQFKELHPDVFTTVIIPVFVPRNWWDSVLHNQTTLFLKNALRAKKNRIVTTVRYYL comes from the coding sequence ATGTCCTTCTACCCTCAAATTAAGCAATTTTTCCTCGGTAAATCCTTACCAACGAGCGCCCATAGCGAAGAACGATTGAGCAACGCGGCAGCTTTGGCGGTTCTTTCTTCTGATGCTCTTTCCTCTGTGGCTTATGCAACAGAAGAGATTTTGCTCGTTTTAGTGACAGCAGGAAGTGGCACTCTCGGCTTGTCTCTACCCATTGCGATCGCAATTATCGCCCTTTTAGGCATAGTTGTTCTTTCCTATCGGCAAACCATTCGTGCTTATCCTAATGGCGGTGGTTCTTACATTGTCGCTAGAGAAAATTTGGGTCTTTATCCAGGACTAGTGGCTGGTGGTTCGCTGATGATTGATTATATTTTGACTGTCACTGTCAGTATATCTGCGGGTACAGCGGCTTTAACATCAGCAATTCCTGCACTCCAATCTCATACAGTGCTTCTGTGTTTGATTTTCATTTTCTTATTAATGCTGGCAAATCTTAGAGGTGTCAAGGAATCAGGACAGTTGTTTATGGTTCCGACCTTTGCCTTTATTGTGAGTATTTTTCTATTAATTGGCATTGGGCTGTTTAAATATAGCACTGGGCAAGTTCCGGCAGCATATCCTGCTCTTCCTGCTACGGAAGGAATAAGTTTATTCTTCATCTTACGGGCTTTTTCGGCGGGATGTACAGCATTGACGGGGGTGGAAGCAATATCTGATGGGGTATTAGCTTTTAAAGCCCCAGAATGGAAAAATGCTCGGCTAACTCTGTTGTATTTAGGGGTGATTTTGGGATTTATGTTTGTGGGTATCACTTACCTAGCAAACATTTATCATATTGTTCCCGAAGATGGACAAACAGTAGTTTCCCTCTTGGGAAGAGTAATTTTGGGGACAGGACCTATTTACTATTTTCTGCAAATTGTTACCCTGTTGGTTTTGATGTTAGCTGCAAATACCAGTTACGCGGATTTTCCTAGACTGTGTTATTTTCTGGCACGAGATGGATTTTTACCCCGTCAGTTGTCCCTATTGGGCGATCGCTTGGTCTACTCCAATGGTATTATTCTCCTCAGTAGTTGTGCGGGAATTTTAGCGATTATTTTCAAAGGTGAAGTTAACGCCATTATCCCTCTCTACGCAGTGGGTGTATTTACTTCTTTTACCCTTTCCCAAGCTGGCATGGTTCGTCACTGGTTTCAAGGACAAACTAGCAATTGGCGTGCAAGCGCAATTATGAATGGGTTAGGAGCATTCGCTACTCTCATTGTATTGTTCGTGATTATTTCTACAAAGTTCATCTTAGGTGCTTGGTTAGTTGTAGTAGCAATTCCGTTAGTCGTGGCTTTATTTGCAGCCATTCATCAACATTATCAATATGTAGCCCAACGTCTGAGTATTCAAGATTTAGCACCCCGCAGTTATATCTCCATTCCCAAACCAGCGGTTATCACTCACCCTGCGGTAGTCGTGGTCGGACAACTGAACCGAGGCACAGTAGAAGCTTTAGACTATGCACGGACAATTGCTGATGAAATTGTGGCTGTTCACGTAGATATTGGGTCTACGAACCGGGAAAAACTTCAAGAAAAATGGCAAAATCTCCAATCGGATATTCCTTTGGAAATTATTGACTCTCCCTATCGTTCTGTAATTGACCCAATTGTGGATTTTGTTACTCAGTTTAAAGAACTTCATCCAGATGTTTTTACAACTGTTATTATCCCAGTTTTTGTACCTCGTAATTGGTGGGATAGTGTTTTACATAATCAAACCACTTTGTTTTTAAAGAATGCTTTACGAGCTAAGAAAAATCGTATTGTCACAACTGTTAGATATTATTTATAG